One genomic window of Falco cherrug isolate bFalChe1 chromosome 20, bFalChe1.pri, whole genome shotgun sequence includes the following:
- the LOC129734402 gene encoding synapsin-2-like isoform X1 encodes MEYLRRRLSDGNFLAGGGRGPPWGGARTWGGAGGGWDVETPPDPPSGPTAARHLPSWHRLGEAIQGQIGSRGCGAASRTGRVLVIPGRFWGSPWILGSPQAQFSELSLVASTHGALSITIDTPRGGTRRVHPDFVLVRECPEGGAEGATRRLLVGLQLGGVPSTDPLPALYAFAHPPCLFAKLAQLQRELGPEAFPLVPQGFCNHPRGLLTAPTFPMMVTFSPAPAGVGKVRVGTPEVLGAVVGAMGGARAGALVQGVLGGSQRLRGAADWGGVQSAAVATGGWGPHGGGGLRWSWSLSALGTVAGWMPVPASSGVLTSAGWRCCRRPTGGSTSCRCWVPGCRWWVQGQLRIGGGLWSWCWHE; translated from the exons ATGGAGTACCTGCGCCGGCGGCTGTCAGATGGGAACttcctggcggggggggggaggggaccCCCCTGGGGTGGGGCCAGGACTtgggggggggccgggggtgggtgggatgtgGAAACCCCCCCGGACCCCCCCTCCGGCCCCACTGCTGCTCGTCATCTCCCCTCCTGGCACCGACTG ggtgAAGCTATTCAAGGGCAAATCGGTTCACGGGGATGTGGAGCTGCGAGTAGAACAG GGAGGGTTTTGGTCATCCCTGGGAGATTTTGGGGGTCCCCCTGGATTTTGGGGTCCCCCCAGGCCCAGTTTTCCGAGCTCTCCCTGGTGGCCTCCACCCATGGCGCCCTCAGCATCACCATCGACACCCCCCGAGGGGGCACAAG GCGGGTGCACCCCGACTTCGTGCTGGTGCGGGAATGCCCTGAAGGAGGGGCAGAAGGCGCCACCCGGCGGCTGCTGGTGGGATTgcagctggggggggtccccagcaccgaccctctccctgccctctaCGCCTTCGCCCATCCCCCCTGCCTG TTTGCCAAGTTGGCACAGCTGCAGCGGGAACTGGGCCCCGAGGCCTTTCCCCTGGTCCCACAGGGCTTCTGCAACCACCCCCGTGGACTG CTGACAGCCCCCACCTTCCCCATGATGGTGACGTTCAGCCCCGCTCCCGCAGGGGTGGGCAAG GTGCGTGTGGGGACGCCAGAGGTGCTGGGGGCGGTGGTGGGGGCCATGGGGGGGGCCCGGGCAGGGGCCCTGGTCcagggggtcctggggggcagTCAGCGCCTGCGGGGTGCAGCGGATTGGGGAGGAGTACAGAGCGCTGCG gtgGCCACTGGTGGCTGGGGACCccatgggggaggggggctcagATGGAGCTGGTCACTCTCAGCCCTCG GCACCGTGGCTGGGTGGATGCCTGTGCCCGCCTCTTCGGGGGTGTTGACATCTGCGGGGTGGAGGTGCTGCAGGCGCCCGACGGGCGGGAGCACATCTTGCAG GTGCTGGGTTCCTGGATGCCGTTGGTGGGTCCAGGGGCAGCTGAGGATCGGGGGCGGATTgtggagctggtgctggcacGAATGA
- the LOC129734402 gene encoding synapsin-2-like isoform X2, with product MEYLRRRLSDGNFLAGGGRGPPWGGARTWGGAGGGWDVETPPDPPSGPTAARHLPSWHRLGEAIQGQIGSRGCGAASRTGRVLVIPGRFWGSPWILGSPQAQFSELSLVASTHGALSITIDTPRGGTRRVHPDFVLVRECPEGGAEGATRRLLVGLQLGGVPSTDPLPALYAFAHPPCLFAKLAQLQRELGPEAFPLVPQGFCNHPRGLLTAPTFPMMVTFSPAPAGVGKVATGGWGPHGGGGLRWSWSLSALGTVAGWMPVPASSGVLTSAGWRCCRRPTGGSTSCRCWVPGCRWWVQGQLRIGGGLWSWCWHE from the exons ATGGAGTACCTGCGCCGGCGGCTGTCAGATGGGAACttcctggcggggggggggaggggaccCCCCTGGGGTGGGGCCAGGACTtgggggggggccgggggtgggtgggatgtgGAAACCCCCCCGGACCCCCCCTCCGGCCCCACTGCTGCTCGTCATCTCCCCTCCTGGCACCGACTG ggtgAAGCTATTCAAGGGCAAATCGGTTCACGGGGATGTGGAGCTGCGAGTAGAACAG GGAGGGTTTTGGTCATCCCTGGGAGATTTTGGGGGTCCCCCTGGATTTTGGGGTCCCCCCAGGCCCAGTTTTCCGAGCTCTCCCTGGTGGCCTCCACCCATGGCGCCCTCAGCATCACCATCGACACCCCCCGAGGGGGCACAAG GCGGGTGCACCCCGACTTCGTGCTGGTGCGGGAATGCCCTGAAGGAGGGGCAGAAGGCGCCACCCGGCGGCTGCTGGTGGGATTgcagctggggggggtccccagcaccgaccctctccctgccctctaCGCCTTCGCCCATCCCCCCTGCCTG TTTGCCAAGTTGGCACAGCTGCAGCGGGAACTGGGCCCCGAGGCCTTTCCCCTGGTCCCACAGGGCTTCTGCAACCACCCCCGTGGACTG CTGACAGCCCCCACCTTCCCCATGATGGTGACGTTCAGCCCCGCTCCCGCAGGGGTGGGCAAG gtgGCCACTGGTGGCTGGGGACCccatgggggaggggggctcagATGGAGCTGGTCACTCTCAGCCCTCG GCACCGTGGCTGGGTGGATGCCTGTGCCCGCCTCTTCGGGGGTGTTGACATCTGCGGGGTGGAGGTGCTGCAGGCGCCCGACGGGCGGGAGCACATCTTGCAG GTGCTGGGTTCCTGGATGCCGTTGGTGGGTCCAGGGGCAGCTGAGGATCGGGGGCGGATTgtggagctggtgctggcacGAATGA
- the LOC129734402 gene encoding synapsin-2-like isoform X3 gives MWKPPRTPPPAPLLLVISPPGTDWVKLFKGKSVHGDVELRVEQAQFSELSLVASTHGALSITIDTPRGGTRRVHPDFVLVRECPEGGAEGATRRLLVGLQLGGVPSTDPLPALYAFAHPPCLFAKLAQLQRELGPEAFPLVPQGFCNHPRGLLTAPTFPMMVTFSPAPAGVGKVRVGTPEVLGAVVGAMGGARAGALVQGVLGGSQRLRGAADWGGVQSAAVATGGWGPHGGGGLRWSWSLSALGTVAGWMPVPASSGVLTSAGWRCCRRPTGGSTSCRCWVPGCRWWVQGQLRIGGGLWSWCWHE, from the exons atgtgGAAACCCCCCCGGACCCCCCCTCCGGCCCCACTGCTGCTCGTCATCTCCCCTCCTGGCACCGACTG ggtgAAGCTATTCAAGGGCAAATCGGTTCACGGGGATGTGGAGCTGCGAGTAGAACAG GCCCAGTTTTCCGAGCTCTCCCTGGTGGCCTCCACCCATGGCGCCCTCAGCATCACCATCGACACCCCCCGAGGGGGCACAAG GCGGGTGCACCCCGACTTCGTGCTGGTGCGGGAATGCCCTGAAGGAGGGGCAGAAGGCGCCACCCGGCGGCTGCTGGTGGGATTgcagctggggggggtccccagcaccgaccctctccctgccctctaCGCCTTCGCCCATCCCCCCTGCCTG TTTGCCAAGTTGGCACAGCTGCAGCGGGAACTGGGCCCCGAGGCCTTTCCCCTGGTCCCACAGGGCTTCTGCAACCACCCCCGTGGACTG CTGACAGCCCCCACCTTCCCCATGATGGTGACGTTCAGCCCCGCTCCCGCAGGGGTGGGCAAG GTGCGTGTGGGGACGCCAGAGGTGCTGGGGGCGGTGGTGGGGGCCATGGGGGGGGCCCGGGCAGGGGCCCTGGTCcagggggtcctggggggcagTCAGCGCCTGCGGGGTGCAGCGGATTGGGGAGGAGTACAGAGCGCTGCG gtgGCCACTGGTGGCTGGGGACCccatgggggaggggggctcagATGGAGCTGGTCACTCTCAGCCCTCG GCACCGTGGCTGGGTGGATGCCTGTGCCCGCCTCTTCGGGGGTGTTGACATCTGCGGGGTGGAGGTGCTGCAGGCGCCCGACGGGCGGGAGCACATCTTGCAG GTGCTGGGTTCCTGGATGCCGTTGGTGGGTCCAGGGGCAGCTGAGGATCGGGGGCGGATTgtggagctggtgctggcacGAATGA